One stretch of Prunus persica cultivar Lovell chromosome G1, Prunus_persica_NCBIv2, whole genome shotgun sequence DNA includes these proteins:
- the LOC18791476 gene encoding gamma-secretase subunit APH1-like → MTIAAGIGYALLALGPSLSLFVSVISKKPFLVLTVLSSTLLWLTSLIVLSGIWRAFLPLKSSTWWPYSILIFTSVAFQEGLRVLFWKVYKRLEDTLDAFADRVSKPRLYLTDKMQIALAGGLGHGVAHAVFFCISLLTPAFGPGTFFVDRCSKIPFFLLSALIALAFVTIHTFSMVIAFNGYAERNKVDQLFVPIVHLVAGMVTLVNFASGGCIIGIPLLYFIAILTLLHCGKMVWRRLTENRGRQGSM, encoded by the exons ATGACGATAGCAGCAGGGATCGGGTACGCCTTGCTAGCGCTAGGCCcgtctctctccctcttcgtCTCTGTTATCTCCAAAAAACCCTTCTTGGTTCTCACCGTGCTTTCAAG CACATTGTTATGGCTCACAAGTCTCATCGTGTTGTCGGGAATATGGAGGGCATTTCTGCCTCTCAAATCATCGACATGGTGGCCCTATAGCATTCTCATATTCACATCGGTTGCGTTTCAAGAAGGGCTTCGGGTTCTTTTCTGGAAGGTCTACAA GAGGTTGGAAGATACATTGGATGCTTTTGCCGATAGGGTCTCTAAACCACGCCTATATCTGACTGATAAGATGCAAATTGCTCTGG CTGGAGGTTTGGGTCATGGTGTGGCACATGCTGTGTTTTTCTGTATCAGCCTCTTAACACCAGCATTTGGTCCAGgaactttttttgttgacaGATGCTCGAAGATTccgttttttcttctttctg CACTCATTGCCCTTGCATTTGTCACAATTCATACTTTTTCTATGGTCATCGCATTCAATGGATACGCAGAAAGGAACAAGGTGGACCAGCTTTTTGTTCCTATTGTTCATCTTGTTGCAGGGATGGTG ACACTAGTTAATTTTGCATCGGGGGGTTGTATCATTGGCATTCCTCTCCTGTACTTCATCGCAATCTTGACCTTATTGCATTGTGGGAAGATGGTGTGGAGAAGGTTAACAGAGAACCGAGGCAGACAGGGTTCTATGTAG